Proteins from one Oscillatoria nigro-viridis PCC 7112 genomic window:
- a CDS encoding DUF3854 domain-containing protein, translating into MNTSYPTGSNSAFQNFNPFIPKHLTEWVESSAVSEAIASLNIESLTAKELNERIRPKEPIKTGGWWCRGVQWKTGERASNWYGQGKPDKPHQPEGSKPRKYLTGTGMEPDAIFLAMPDRDYWAKVHADKSIPRHWSEGTKKAGAGLSIELATIALTGVWNWGKDGELARIVKQWAQPDTIHYIDFDSDYAANPSCRAAILKFGCLLEQEGCEVYVTTWDTKFKGMDDFIKANGGDAFKEAVASALTLDKWEKQVKKGDRKNNSSNPNISLTPHPRTREKVVCQKYDSSESDYIPDTAPVAESNFVLKAEEALYSDGHWVSIGRQLYRFTGSFYELCPEVVEKRRIRDYLSNYSEKVKGGGYRKKYANSASINQVYDWVVDGKAVHQDTINPDGLNCSNGVLRINCDGSHVLMPHDPNQVYTYVGGKYDPDIDPTDCDRLLECLEPSQREVFLRTAAAALNLKLVRSKLTGRGVKGLLCHGEGSNGKDTLRAVLSAVFGRGMTGKSLSDFKSYDNGRKFSLAGIEGSICNWASENTPKIDLDTIQSLKQLITGDIIDIERKGKDGYEYKPAAIFLANCNKLPSITGGTAAIDDRYSILSFEKTYKHNADPSQGELEADPRFKDDENFILERIAPAMLNKMLERLPLLLKEGIDYKATREAMREAQEGSRHLWQFAREVGLEVQSGGRVWVKDLWEQLQAWYEDAGILERETSGTKEKLIWNELSNKYDAPVKAINQLSSRLSEIFPKLQVCKYLERDEMERRGQRYLLGIGFVQGCPKTVKASVPSVPADAVRDTAVPSSVPKNIGTNDGTAQTLIQSGGTDGTDVSSPFSQVCNLLSQLTDDERRKLAELLPQPQLLTRKITPEDAQAMRDIALVWWHEYYPEQLQTLQTQMFGWQAPGKKYDIATIAQWLEGEVEAVRDRITELIRLQGRI; encoded by the coding sequence ATGAACACATCATATCCCACTGGGTCAAATTCTGCATTTCAAAATTTCAATCCTTTCATCCCGAAGCACCTGACTGAATGGGTTGAGAGTTCAGCGGTATCAGAAGCGATCGCATCCCTCAATATCGAATCTCTAACAGCCAAAGAACTCAACGAGCGCATCCGTCCAAAAGAACCCATTAAAACGGGGGGCTGGTGGTGTCGAGGTGTCCAGTGGAAAACTGGCGAACGGGCTAGCAACTGGTACGGACAAGGCAAGCCAGACAAGCCCCATCAGCCAGAAGGTTCCAAGCCACGCAAATACCTCACAGGCACCGGCATGGAACCGGACGCAATCTTCCTAGCCATGCCCGATAGAGATTATTGGGCAAAAGTTCACGCGGACAAATCCATCCCCCGCCACTGGTCAGAGGGAACAAAGAAAGCCGGGGCTGGGTTGAGTATTGAGCTTGCAACCATTGCTCTAACAGGCGTGTGGAACTGGGGCAAGGACGGGGAACTAGCGCGCATCGTGAAGCAGTGGGCACAGCCCGACACCATCCACTACATAGACTTTGACTCGGACTATGCGGCCAACCCATCTTGCCGTGCAGCCATTCTGAAGTTTGGCTGCTTGCTGGAACAGGAGGGCTGCGAGGTATACGTCACGACTTGGGATACCAAGTTCAAGGGGATGGATGATTTCATCAAAGCTAACGGTGGTGACGCTTTCAAAGAGGCTGTAGCGAGCGCGCTAACTCTAGACAAGTGGGAGAAGCAGGTCAAAAAAGGCGATCGCAAAAATAACTCCTCCAACCCTAATATTTCTTTAACTCCTCACCCGCGCACGCGAGAAAAAGTAGTATGCCAGAAGTATGACAGTAGTGAGAGCGACTACATCCCAGACACAGCGCCAGTCGCAGAGAGTAATTTTGTTCTAAAGGCAGAGGAAGCTCTCTATTCCGATGGACATTGGGTATCTATTGGGCGTCAACTTTATCGGTTCACTGGTAGTTTTTATGAACTTTGTCCAGAGGTTGTGGAAAAACGCCGCATCCGCGATTACTTGAGCAACTACTCCGAGAAAGTGAAAGGGGGTGGCTACCGCAAAAAATACGCCAACTCTGCCAGCATTAACCAGGTTTACGACTGGGTGGTGGACGGAAAGGCCGTACACCAGGACACCATTAATCCTGATGGGTTGAATTGCTCTAACGGTGTCCTGCGGATTAATTGTGACGGTTCTCATGTCTTGATGCCTCACGACCCCAACCAGGTCTACACCTATGTTGGCGGCAAGTATGACCCCGATATTGACCCGACAGACTGCGATCGCCTTTTGGAATGCTTGGAGCCGTCGCAGCGTGAGGTATTTTTGCGGACTGCTGCTGCTGCGTTGAATTTGAAGCTTGTCCGCTCCAAGCTGACGGGACGGGGCGTTAAAGGTTTGCTGTGCCACGGCGAGGGGTCTAACGGTAAAGATACATTGCGGGCTGTGTTGTCTGCTGTCTTTGGGCGGGGGATGACCGGGAAGTCGCTGTCAGACTTCAAATCCTATGACAATGGCCGCAAGTTTTCTCTGGCAGGGATTGAAGGAAGTATCTGTAACTGGGCTTCGGAGAATACCCCAAAAATAGATTTAGACACAATCCAGAGTCTTAAGCAGTTAATCACAGGCGACATCATTGATATTGAACGCAAGGGCAAGGATGGTTATGAGTACAAGCCTGCGGCCATCTTTCTCGCCAACTGCAACAAACTCCCCTCTATCACTGGAGGGACGGCCGCCATTGATGACCGCTACAGCATCCTGAGTTTTGAGAAAACATACAAGCACAACGCTGACCCGTCTCAGGGTGAGTTGGAAGCTGACCCACGTTTCAAGGATGATGAGAACTTTATCCTTGAGCGGATTGCACCGGCGATGCTCAACAAGATGTTGGAGCGGTTGCCACTGCTACTGAAAGAGGGGATTGACTACAAGGCAACCCGTGAGGCGATGCGGGAAGCTCAGGAGGGAAGTCGGCACTTGTGGCAGTTTGCCCGCGAGGTTGGTTTGGAGGTTCAGTCTGGCGGTCGTGTCTGGGTTAAAGATTTGTGGGAGCAATTGCAAGCTTGGTATGAGGATGCAGGGATTCTAGAGCGAGAGACTAGCGGCACCAAGGAGAAGCTGATTTGGAATGAACTTTCCAATAAGTATGACGCTCCGGTGAAAGCTATAAACCAGTTGTCATCAAGGCTTAGCGAGATTTTTCCCAAGCTTCAAGTGTGTAAATATCTTGAGCGCGATGAAATGGAGCGAAGAGGACAAAGATATTTGCTTGGAATTGGATTTGTGCAAGGTTGCCCAAAAACTGTAAAAGCATCGGTTCCATCGGTTCCAGCAGATGCAGTAAGGGATACAGCGGTTCCATCATCGGTTCCAAAAAATATTGGAACCAACGATGGAACCGCACAAACCCTTATACAGAGCGGTGGAACCGATGGAACCGACGTTTCCTCACCTTTCAGTCAAGTCTGTAATTTACTCTCTCAACTTACCGATGACGAGCGGCGAAAGTTAGCAGAACTGCTACCGCAACCTCAGCTATTAACTCGGAAAATTACTCCCGAAGATGCCCAGGCGATGCGAGACATAGCACTGGTGTGGTGGCACGAATACTACCCAGAACAACTACAAACTCTCCAAACACAAATGTTTGGCTGGCAGGCACCGGGCAAAAAATACGACATAGCTACGATTGCTCAGTGGTTGGAAGGAGAAGTGGAAGCCGTTCGCGATCGAATTACTGAACTCATCCGTCTCCAAGGAAGAATTTAG
- a CDS encoding ISL3 family transposase, translated as MEVKRICLDEISMRKSQGNFVTVVSDMGEGNLIEMIDSHRSEEIIEVLMQQAIEVREQVEEVSVDMWGGFPKVIKKVFPNAQIIIDRFHVMKVVNKDLNKLRRAAGVTDRQSKYLLLSNRVNLNLLQIDKLELILDKSECLRIAYEMKEKFREIYETNLTVKEGQIKIKEWLNHAQVFFRESASTIENHFEGICNYFLNRTTSGVMEGINNRIKLIMRQGYGFSNFNNFRNRVLACFSD; from the coding sequence TTGGAAGTTAAACGAATTTGTCTGGATGAGATAAGTATGCGGAAAAGTCAAGGAAATTTTGTGACTGTTGTCAGTGACATGGGCGAAGGTAATTTAATTGAAATGATTGATTCTCATCGCTCTGAAGAAATCATTGAAGTTCTTATGCAGCAAGCAATTGAGGTTCGAGAACAAGTTGAAGAAGTGAGTGTTGATATGTGGGGAGGATTTCCTAAAGTTATCAAAAAAGTATTTCCAAATGCCCAAATTATTATCGATCGTTTTCATGTAATGAAAGTAGTTAATAAAGACTTGAATAAATTACGTAGAGCCGCCGGAGTAACAGACAGGCAAAGTAAATATTTATTGTTAAGTAATCGAGTAAATTTGAATCTTCTTCAGATTGATAAATTAGAATTGATACTAGATAAATCAGAATGCTTGAGAATTGCTTATGAGATGAAAGAAAAATTTAGAGAAATATATGAGACTAATTTGACCGTCAAAGAAGGGCAGATAAAAATTAAAGAATGGCTAAATCATGCACAAGTATTTTTTAGAGAATCTGCATCAACAATTGAAAACCATTTTGAGGGTATTTGCAACTACTTTCTTAATCGCACAACAAGTGGAGTGATGGAAGGAATCAACAATCGAATTAAGTTGATAATGCGGCAAGGATATGGCTTTTCTAATTTTAATAATTTCAGAAATCGTGTATTAGCTTGCTTTTCTGATTAG
- a CDS encoding transposase family protein: MNFYLDYILDLPRVKVESCTQIDGKIILGLGIVEEGMVCHHCQNYTEQLHQNRPILVRDLPVFGRPVYLKVPRRQFYCPNCQRYPTEKIDFLDIKRRHTQRYEQNIYERVKQSSMEQIGREEGLSYHEIKGIFDQVNKNQKKTNWKLNEFVWMR, encoded by the coding sequence ATGAATTTTTATTTAGACTACATATTAGACTTGCCTAGAGTGAAGGTTGAAAGTTGTACTCAAATTGATGGAAAAATTATATTAGGACTGGGAATTGTAGAAGAAGGTATGGTTTGTCATCACTGCCAAAATTATACCGAACAGTTGCATCAGAATAGACCAATCTTAGTAAGAGATTTGCCAGTGTTTGGTCGTCCTGTGTATTTAAAAGTCCCGCGACGGCAGTTCTACTGTCCTAATTGCCAACGATATCCCACAGAAAAAATAGATTTTTTGGACATAAAAAGACGGCATACTCAACGATACGAACAAAATATTTATGAGCGCGTCAAACAATCGAGCATGGAGCAAATTGGGCGAGAAGAAGGACTGAGTTATCACGAAATAAAAGGAATATTTGACCAGGTAAACAAAAATCAAAAAAAAACAAATTGGAAGTTAAACGAATTTGTCTGGATGAGATAA
- a CDS encoding ISKra4 family transposase (programmed frameshift), which translates to MTPSDQQQLKAHLKAVAKILYRNTEPTELKTFESIEKAVRQKMLSEVGPEIGSFFFPAVSGIQTGKPRKIKSIIGSLDITDNQAKYFGLKAYSQFSPLMENCCLLISANESYQMAEKDLEKFTGIKISHSTLQRLVKRQELELPTSQQGVKEITLDGGKVRLRNATKGESCYWKDYKAVCLDNIYAGAFFQNNQDLIDWTNSQKLLHPMYCLGDGHAGIWNIFKEIGDNEQRQEILDWYHLKENLYKVGGSIKRLKLAENMLWQGKVDEVINLFKDFKGQAFKTFCNYLDTHRCRIVNYQYYKEESISSIGSGTVESTIKRIGLRVKISGAQWNIENVSSMLALRCAYLNGQLSI; encoded by the exons ATGACACCCTCAGACCAACAACAACTAAAAGCCCACTTAAAAGCGGTAGCAAAAATTCTTTACAGAAATACAGAGCCAACTGAGTTAAAAACTTTTGAAAGTATAGAAAAAGCAGTCCGTCAGAAAATGTTATCAGAGGTTGGTCCAGAAATAGGTAGCTTTTTTTTTC CAGCAGTATCAGGAATTCAAACAGGAAAACCCCGAAAAATAAAATCAATAATCGGATCGCTCGACATTACAGATAATCAGGCAAAATATTTTGGCTTAAAAGCTTACAGTCAATTTAGTCCCCTGATGGAAAATTGCTGTCTTTTAATCAGTGCTAACGAATCTTATCAAATGGCAGAAAAAGATTTGGAAAAATTTACTGGGATCAAAATTTCTCACAGTACATTACAAAGATTAGTCAAAAGACAAGAATTGGAATTGCCTACATCTCAACAAGGAGTCAAAGAAATTACATTGGATGGCGGTAAAGTCAGACTACGCAACGCAACCAAGGGCGAGAGCTGTTACTGGAAAGACTATAAAGCCGTGTGTTTAGATAATATTTATGCGGGAGCGTTTTTTCAAAATAATCAAGATTTAATTGATTGGACTAATAGCCAAAAATTACTACATCCTATGTATTGCCTCGGAGATGGCCATGCCGGAATTTGGAACATATTTAAAGAAATTGGAGACAATGAACAAAGACAAGAAATCTTAGATTGGTATCATCTGAAAGAAAATCTCTACAAGGTAGGGGGTTCAATAAAACGATTGAAATTAGCCGAAAATATGTTATGGCAAGGCAAAGTTGATGAAGTTATAAATTTATTTAAAGACTTTAAAGGTCAAGCATTTAAAACGTTTTGCAATTATTTAGATACCCATCGCTGCCGAATAGTAAATTACCAATACTACAAAGAAGAATCCATAAGTTCGATTGGTTCTGGAACAGTGGAATCAACAATAAAACGCATTGGATTAAGGGTAAAAATATCGGGAGCGCAATGGAATATTGAGAACGTTTCCTCTATGCTTGCTCTTCGCTGTGCTTATCTCAACGGTCAACTTTCAATTTGA